The Porphyrobacter sp. HT-58-2 genome has a window encoding:
- a CDS encoding ATP-binding protein yields MLQTEMPHDATRGALAPHSPLARLAAVVGVTAGPIDRGSLNAMVFGGAAYLALACISLVLARSDGAVSPIWLPNACAVAFLLRARLSNELPFLATTVTASLAANVVAQQPEPMALLFSVANLVEIVAVLALTRQGGTRQPRMDRLADLARFVWAGGLVGPLLSALVAAPVMGETLAEVRTGTTAWFLTDSMAMVLIVPALLLLVDRWRGTLPAAPAGRIESAALLAGGTTCAYLVFDQTLYPLVFLIQPITLLHAFRLGSLGSALHVGGLAVVAGAMTWSGQGPIADAAGGGIAQLHLLQAFIAANFLTGLPVAAILAGRDRMMAQLAAGKREIDLLADNISDAILRYDMEGVCTYASPSVREVLGVAPEVFLGRPAADRLHPDTRDRTMQALGRLLDGQSERERVTYRRFADKADGSPVFLEADCAVIRNPDTAEREGVVVAARDVTERVELELLLTRARRHAENAARAKSEFLANMSHEIRTPMNGVLGFAELILQGDLADDERRFAELIVQSGRTMMMMLNDVLDLSKIESGQFAIDRAPVDVDASLAECAALHRQAAERKGLQLIVAPAQAAKGEGDGAPEHPLWLLTDGLRLRQILLNLIGNAVKFTEAGQIRISCLIGPDGVRITVADSGIGISPGRLEAIFHPFTQEDSDIARRYGGTGLGLSISRQLAALLGGRIEVESAPGAGSRFTLILPATLAPPAPSATLPVALAEPAGPLAALPVKSRILLVEDHDINRLLVSEMLERCGQEVAVAHDGNEAIAMVIDSIMRGRPYDLVLMDMQMPDCDGLEATRAIRAEGIGPGLLPIVALTANAFPEDIAAARAAGMQAHLAKPVVFAQLARALQRWLPTRIVEADQAGTVPPSQSASRASALARSPQLMTRWQARRQEVIEAVEEALREGGVLATGAAKAASSPEADAARDRLIRLAHKVAGTAAMFDEPELGSAAASLERALVRRQGINTCRKLAGQLLALAAGEAQTTDASRANN; encoded by the coding sequence ATGCTGCAAACCGAAATGCCGCATGATGCAACGCGCGGGGCGCTGGCACCGCACTCGCCTTTGGCGCGCCTGGCCGCTGTGGTTGGTGTGACAGCCGGGCCGATCGACCGGGGCAGCCTCAACGCAATGGTGTTTGGCGGGGCGGCCTATCTCGCGCTGGCCTGCATCAGCCTTGTTCTGGCACGATCGGACGGCGCGGTAAGCCCAATCTGGCTTCCCAATGCCTGCGCCGTTGCGTTCCTGCTGCGCGCCCGGCTGAGCAACGAACTGCCTTTCCTCGCGACGACGGTGACGGCCAGCCTTGCCGCCAATGTCGTGGCGCAGCAACCCGAACCGATGGCCTTGCTGTTCTCGGTCGCAAACCTTGTCGAGATTGTCGCGGTTCTGGCGCTGACCCGGCAGGGCGGCACACGTCAGCCCCGGATGGACCGGTTGGCCGATCTGGCCCGCTTCGTCTGGGCCGGGGGGCTGGTCGGACCGCTGCTCTCGGCGCTGGTCGCTGCGCCGGTGATGGGTGAGACGCTGGCCGAAGTGCGCACCGGGACAACCGCTTGGTTCCTGACCGACAGCATGGCCATGGTGCTGATCGTACCGGCATTGCTGCTGCTGGTTGATCGGTGGCGTGGCACCCTGCCTGCTGCCCCCGCCGGACGGATCGAAAGCGCTGCGCTGCTCGCGGGCGGCACGACCTGTGCCTATCTGGTGTTCGACCAGACGCTCTATCCGCTGGTGTTCCTGATCCAGCCGATCACGCTGCTCCACGCCTTCAGGCTCGGCAGTCTTGGCAGTGCGCTCCATGTCGGCGGTCTGGCGGTGGTGGCAGGGGCGATGACATGGTCAGGCCAAGGCCCCATCGCAGATGCTGCGGGCGGCGGCATCGCGCAACTGCATCTATTGCAGGCCTTCATCGCCGCCAATTTCCTGACCGGCCTTCCGGTTGCCGCGATCCTTGCCGGGCGTGACCGGATGATGGCCCAGCTCGCGGCGGGCAAGCGCGAGATCGATCTGCTCGCCGACAATATCAGCGATGCGATCCTGCGCTATGACATGGAGGGTGTATGCACCTATGCCTCGCCTTCGGTTCGTGAAGTGCTGGGGGTGGCGCCAGAGGTGTTCCTGGGCAGGCCCGCGGCCGACCGGCTGCATCCCGACACCCGCGACCGCACGATGCAGGCGCTCGGGCGGCTGCTGGACGGCCAGAGCGAGCGCGAGCGCGTCACCTATCGGCGCTTTGCCGACAAGGCGGATGGCTCCCCCGTCTTCCTCGAAGCCGATTGCGCGGTGATCCGCAACCCCGACACAGCCGAGCGGGAAGGTGTTGTCGTGGCGGCCCGCGATGTGACCGAGCGGGTCGAGCTTGAGCTGCTTCTGACCCGCGCCCGCCGCCATGCCGAGAACGCGGCCCGCGCCAAGTCCGAATTCCTCGCCAATATGAGCCACGAGATTCGCACCCCCATGAACGGGGTGCTGGGCTTTGCCGAGTTGATCCTGCAGGGCGATCTGGCGGACGACGAGCGCCGCTTTGCCGAGCTGATCGTGCAATCCGGCCGCACGATGATGATGATGCTCAACGACGTGCTCGATCTCAGCAAGATCGAGAGCGGACAGTTCGCGATCGACCGCGCCCCGGTCGATGTCGATGCAAGCCTTGCCGAATGTGCCGCACTCCACCGGCAGGCGGCCGAGCGCAAGGGGTTGCAACTGATCGTGGCGCCGGCGCAAGCCGCCAAGGGCGAAGGTGACGGCGCGCCGGAACATCCCCTTTGGCTGCTGACAGACGGTCTGCGGCTGCGACAGATCCTGCTGAATCTGATCGGCAATGCCGTCAAGTTCACCGAAGCAGGGCAGATCCGGATCAGCTGCCTGATCGGCCCGGACGGCGTGCGGATCACTGTGGCCGACAGCGGCATCGGGATAAGTCCGGGGCGGCTGGAAGCGATCTTCCATCCCTTCACCCAGGAAGACAGTGACATCGCGCGGCGCTACGGCGGAACCGGCCTTGGCCTGTCGATCAGTCGCCAGCTGGCTGCTTTGCTGGGTGGGCGGATCGAGGTCGAGAGCGCACCGGGTGCGGGATCGCGCTTTACTCTGATATTGCCCGCGACACTGGCCCCGCCAGCGCCGTCGGCAACCCTGCCCGTCGCCCTCGCCGAGCCGGCGGGGCCGTTGGCTGCGCTACCTGTGAAATCGCGGATCCTGCTGGTCGAGGATCACGACATCAACCGCTTGCTGGTGAGCGAAATGCTGGAGCGCTGCGGTCAGGAGGTCGCGGTGGCGCATGATGGCAATGAGGCGATCGCAATGGTGATCGATTCGATCATGCGCGGGCGTCCCTACGATCTGGTGCTGATGGATATGCAGATGCCCGATTGCGATGGACTGGAGGCGACCCGCGCAATCCGGGCCGAAGGGATCGGGCCGGGCCTGCTGCCGATCGTCGCCCTGACGGCGAATGCCTTTCCCGAGGATATCGCCGCAGCCCGGGCGGCGGGAATGCAGGCGCACCTTGCCAAGCCGGTGGTCTTTGCCCAGCTCGCCCGCGCACTGCAACGTTGGCTGCCGACCCGCATCGTGGAAGCGGATCAGGCTGGCACCGTGCCGCCCTCGCAATCCGCGTCGCGTGCCTCGGCGCTGGCGCGTTCGCCGCAGCTGATGACCCGCTGGCAGGCCCGGCGGCAGGAGGTGATAGAGGCGGTCGAAGAAGCATTGCGCGAGGGCGGCGTACTGGCCACAGGCGCAGCGAAGGCTGCCTCAAGCCCCGAAGCCGACGCGGCGCGCGACCGTCTGATCCGGCTCGCGCACAAGGTGGCAGGCACAGCCGCGATGTTTGACGAACCCGAACTGGGGAGCGCCGCAGCGTCGCTGGAGCGAGCCTTGGTGCGTCGACAAGGGATCAATACCTGCCGGAAGCTGGCCGGGCAGCTGCTGGCACTTGCCGCTGGCGAGGCACAGACAACCGACGCCTCCCGCGCGAACAATTGA
- a CDS encoding TonB family protein produces the protein MPTTRNFRTRRRRLSWPLIAGIIMLHLAALYGLARALAPDFTAVVEREVVSAFTVTITAPPDPPPPPDNQPEPDEGAAGDPGRDAVPQPVTGQPPKVRVKRDDPLPRASSTGTANQSGAATAGDGTGAAGSGLGTGSGNTGSGRGGVAVTKPVHISGSIDNARDFPVPPGGRAARRGTQVIVRVIVTPDGRARDCRVYRPSPDPEADRITCQLVESRLGFRPATDANGNPVAAPFYWRQEWF, from the coding sequence ATGCCGACCACCCGCAACTTCCGCACGCGCCGCCGTCGGCTGAGCTGGCCGCTGATTGCGGGTATCATCATGCTGCACCTTGCGGCGCTTTATGGGCTTGCGCGCGCACTTGCGCCGGATTTTACCGCCGTCGTCGAGCGTGAGGTCGTGTCGGCCTTTACCGTTACGATCACGGCGCCGCCAGACCCTCCGCCCCCGCCGGACAATCAGCCTGAACCTGATGAAGGCGCGGCTGGCGATCCTGGACGCGATGCGGTGCCGCAGCCGGTCACCGGTCAGCCACCCAAGGTGCGGGTCAAGCGGGATGACCCGCTTCCGCGGGCGTCATCGACCGGCACGGCCAATCAATCCGGAGCGGCCACAGCCGGCGATGGCACGGGTGCCGCTGGAAGCGGGCTTGGCACAGGCAGCGGCAATACGGGCAGCGGGCGCGGCGGAGTCGCTGTGACGAAGCCCGTGCACATCTCGGGCAGCATCGACAATGCCCGCGATTTTCCCGTGCCGCCCGGAGGGCGCGCGGCGCGGCGCGGGACACAGGTGATTGTGCGGGTGATCGTAACCCCCGACGGGCGCGCCCGCGATTGCCGGGTCTACCGCCCGAGCCCCGACCCTGAGGCCGACCGGATCACCTGCCAGCTGGTCGAATCCCGCCTCGGCTTCCGCCCCGCAACCGATGCCAACGGCAACCCGGTCGCCGCGCCGTTCTACTGGCGGCAGGAGTGGTTCTAG
- a CDS encoding mannose-1-phosphate guanylyltransferase → MSAIHPVILCGGSGTRLWPMSRKAMPKPFLPLVSAETLFEQAVRRVAGDERFAPPMVVAGATHADIITAQLGDAPGARLVIEPAAKNTAPAIALAAALLPADAVMLVCPSDHHIADAAAFRAAALAAAALAREDWLVSFGIAADRPETGYGYLRRGEPLAGGYAIRTFVEKPDRARAEAYLASGEYSWNGGIFAFRAGQLLAEIAAYRPEMARLVLEAVAGGATDGVCFHPAREPFAAIAGDSIDYAVMENTARAAMVPADMGWSDIGNWAALADALVGEADDSGNIVRGRADLAACSGVFAMTDGPRISAVGLEDVCIIVSGGEVLVTTRDGAQAVGKLPGAINQ, encoded by the coding sequence GTGAGCGCGATCCATCCGGTGATCCTGTGCGGCGGCAGCGGCACCCGGCTGTGGCCGATGAGCCGCAAGGCCATGCCCAAACCGTTCCTGCCCCTGGTGAGTGCAGAGACCCTTTTCGAACAGGCGGTGCGCCGCGTGGCAGGGGATGAACGCTTCGCTCCGCCGATGGTGGTGGCAGGCGCGACCCATGCCGATATCATCACGGCGCAATTGGGTGACGCGCCCGGCGCGCGCCTCGTGATCGAACCTGCCGCAAAGAACACTGCGCCTGCCATCGCTCTTGCGGCGGCGCTGTTGCCCGCCGATGCGGTGATGCTGGTTTGCCCGAGCGATCACCACATCGCCGATGCCGCCGCCTTCCGCGCTGCCGCGCTGGCCGCTGCGGCTTTGGCGCGCGAGGACTGGCTCGTCAGCTTCGGCATTGCGGCAGACCGCCCGGAGACCGGCTATGGCTATCTGCGGCGTGGGGAGCCGCTGGCAGGCGGCTATGCGATCCGCACCTTCGTCGAAAAGCCTGACCGTGCGCGGGCCGAGGCCTATCTCGCGTCGGGGGAGTATAGCTGGAACGGCGGCATCTTCGCCTTTCGCGCCGGGCAGCTGCTGGCTGAAATTGCCGCCTATCGCCCTGAAATGGCGAGGCTTGTTCTCGAAGCGGTGGCAGGGGGTGCCACCGATGGCGTGTGCTTCCATCCCGCGCGCGAACCCTTTGCCGCGATCGCGGGCGATTCGATCGATTATGCCGTGATGGAGAACACCGCCCGCGCAGCGATGGTGCCTGCGGACATGGGATGGTCGGACATCGGCAACTGGGCCGCGCTCGCCGACGCGCTGGTGGGTGAGGCCGATGACAGCGGCAATATCGTGCGCGGTAGAGCCGATCTGGCGGCGTGCAGCGGGGTCTTTGCCATGACTGACGGCCCGCGCATTTCCGCTGTGGGGCTTGAGGATGTGTGCATCATCGTCTCAGGCGGCGAAGTGCTGGTGACCACCCGTGACGGCGCGCAGGCGGTCGGCAAGCTGCCGGGGGCAATCAACCAGTGA
- a CDS encoding class I mannose-6-phosphate isomerase has protein sequence MVEKVWGRDVLPAPFASTHGERIGEIWFEPPVEVPQVLVKYLFTNEKLSVQVHPSDSTALPGEAGKEECWLVLDAEPDARLAIGFEREMTPAEIAAAAQDGSIESLLTWHPARPGDLFYLPAGTVHAIGPGLALVEVQQTSDTTFRLYDYGRPRELHLERALAVAEGVPYAACHRRSIADGPVLVDGPHFRLDRIEGAPDAATLAAYPGALLALPLEGEVAAKDGSARAGAGECLVADGLGSLDFSAAHVTLLTRAA, from the coding sequence ATGGTCGAAAAGGTGTGGGGCCGCGATGTCTTGCCCGCGCCCTTTGCCTCGACGCATGGTGAGCGGATCGGCGAGATCTGGTTCGAACCGCCTGTCGAAGTGCCGCAGGTTCTGGTCAAGTATCTGTTCACAAACGAAAAACTGTCGGTGCAGGTGCATCCCTCCGATAGCACCGCCCTGCCGGGAGAGGCGGGCAAGGAGGAATGCTGGCTGGTGCTCGATGCCGAACCTGACGCAAGGCTTGCGATCGGGTTCGAGCGCGAAATGACGCCTGCCGAAATCGCAGCGGCGGCGCAGGATGGCTCCATCGAAAGCCTGCTCACCTGGCACCCCGCGCGCCCCGGCGATCTGTTCTACCTGCCCGCCGGGACTGTCCATGCCATTGGCCCCGGCCTTGCGCTGGTCGAGGTGCAGCAGACCAGCGACACGACCTTCCGCCTGTATGACTATGGTCGGCCAAGAGAGCTTCATCTCGAGCGTGCGCTGGCCGTTGCCGAGGGTGTTCCCTACGCCGCCTGCCACCGGCGCAGCATTGCCGATGGGCCAGTGCTGGTCGATGGCCCGCATTTCCGGCTCGACCGGATCGAAGGCGCCCCCGATGCCGCGACGCTGGCGGCCTATCCCGGCGCCTTGCTGGCCTTGCCGCTTGAGGGCGAGGTTGCCGCGAAGGACGGCTCGGCGCGGGCCGGGGCGGGGGAGTGTCTGGTCGCCGATGGTCTCGGCAGCCTCGATTTCAGCGCCGCACACGTCACCCTGCTCACCCGCGCCGCCTGA
- a CDS encoding HWE histidine kinase domain-containing protein translates to MNLHQRPDSLTECDREAIHHIAAIQSFGGLIAVDAQGCVAHASANVGALLGLAEPPAPGTPLARIIAPPALAMIEAALAGLAGVDTLERRFGVDLTGQNALFDCAVHRSCGLSIIEFEPHARNDFADHVSMIVPVIAQLEQASTLAALCDTAARLVRQMTGYDRVMIYRFHPDESGEVIAEDRHNALEPFLGLRYPAADIPQQARELFRRNRFRIIADMNAEAVPIIPALGPDDTPLDLSMSMLRSHSKMHLAYMRNMGVGASLAIAIVRHDRLWGMISCHHREARLPPYSLRTVAELLSQTFSLMLDRILVAQAETLRERARQLNDRLLLRLAGGVTLADSLPMIEELLRGTIQHDGISLFADGEYRASGEAPEEAEFRALAPLLATTLGGATHATTRLADAVPEAAPFAHRAAGALVLPLSRGTRDSLVLWRRPLDRTVTWAGDPTKAVAAPGELLQPRASFAAWAETVRGHSAEWSAEECEIAARLRRTLIEVILRMSADLTRERARAAEQQDLLIAELNHRVRNILGLIRALVAQSQAEALSVPGFAAIIGGRIAALASAHDNITAKNWGPASLLRLIEAELAPYCGTDRARLRLSGEDVMVVPEAYTILALVVHELATNSAKYGSLSSRAGTVEVALARTAFGDLALRWREAGGPPVSAPTRHGFGSTIITRSIPHDLGGEADVRYKLAGVEAEFLVPARYLALADAGARRTAAPAPQSDPARAGAQDGTGQAPERVLVVEDSIIIALDTEENLKRLGVAEVRIESSVAGALTALAEARPDFAIIDFNLGGESSEPIAAALRAAGVRFVLATGYAEGAGGFERLGADAVLRKPYGMTEIERLLVGA, encoded by the coding sequence GTGAACCTCCACCAGCGCCCCGATTCGCTCACCGAATGCGACCGTGAGGCGATCCACCACATCGCCGCCATCCAGAGCTTCGGGGGGTTGATCGCCGTCGATGCGCAGGGCTGCGTGGCCCACGCTTCGGCCAATGTCGGCGCATTGCTGGGCCTTGCCGAACCTCCCGCGCCCGGCACGCCGCTGGCCCGCATCATCGCGCCGCCCGCCCTCGCCATGATCGAAGCCGCGCTGGCGGGCCTTGCCGGGGTCGATACGCTCGAGCGCCGCTTCGGTGTCGACCTCACCGGCCAGAATGCCCTGTTCGATTGCGCCGTCCACCGCTCCTGCGGGCTTTCGATCATCGAATTCGAACCCCACGCCCGCAACGACTTTGCCGATCACGTCAGCATGATCGTCCCTGTCATCGCCCAGCTCGAACAGGCCAGCACCCTCGCTGCCCTGTGCGATACCGCCGCGCGGCTTGTGCGGCAGATGACCGGATATGACCGGGTCATGATCTACCGCTTCCATCCCGACGAGAGCGGCGAGGTGATCGCGGAAGACCGGCACAACGCGCTCGAACCCTTTCTGGGCCTGCGCTACCCGGCGGCCGACATTCCGCAGCAGGCACGCGAGCTGTTCCGCCGCAACCGCTTCCGCATCATCGCCGACATGAACGCCGAAGCCGTGCCGATCATCCCGGCGCTGGGGCCGGATGACACGCCGCTCGACCTGTCGATGTCGATGCTGCGTTCGCACTCCAAGATGCACCTTGCCTATATGCGCAACATGGGGGTGGGCGCATCGCTGGCCATTGCGATCGTGCGGCATGACCGGCTGTGGGGCATGATCTCGTGCCACCACCGCGAAGCCCGCCTGCCGCCCTATTCGCTGCGCACCGTGGCGGAACTGCTCAGCCAGACCTTCTCGCTGATGCTCGACCGCATTCTTGTGGCGCAGGCCGAAACCCTGCGCGAACGCGCCCGGCAATTGAATGACCGGCTGCTGCTGCGGCTGGCGGGCGGCGTGACTCTGGCGGACAGCCTGCCGATGATCGAGGAACTGCTGCGCGGCACGATCCAGCATGACGGCATTTCGCTGTTTGCCGACGGCGAATATCGCGCCAGCGGCGAGGCGCCGGAAGAAGCCGAATTCCGCGCGCTCGCGCCGCTGCTCGCGACCACGCTGGGCGGTGCGACCCATGCCACCACGCGGCTTGCCGACGCGGTGCCGGAAGCCGCGCCTTTCGCTCATCGCGCGGCGGGCGCGCTGGTGCTGCCCTTGTCGCGCGGCACGCGGGATTCGCTGGTGCTGTGGCGCCGCCCGCTGGACCGCACCGTGACCTGGGCGGGCGATCCGACCAAGGCCGTCGCCGCGCCCGGCGAACTGCTCCAGCCGCGCGCCAGCTTTGCCGCCTGGGCCGAAACCGTGCGCGGCCATTCGGCGGAATGGAGCGCGGAGGAATGCGAAATCGCCGCGCGCCTGCGCCGCACGCTGATCGAAGTGATCCTGCGCATGAGCGCCGATCTGACCCGCGAACGCGCCCGCGCTGCCGAACAGCAGGATCTGCTGATCGCGGAACTCAACCACCGGGTGCGCAATATCCTCGGGCTGATCCGCGCGCTGGTGGCGCAGTCGCAGGCCGAGGCCCTGAGCGTCCCCGGTTTTGCCGCGATCATCGGTGGACGCATCGCCGCGCTGGCGAGCGCGCATGACAACATCACTGCCAAGAACTGGGGGCCGGCCAGCCTTCTGCGCCTGATCGAGGCTGAACTGGCGCCCTATTGCGGCACCGACCGCGCGCGTCTCCGCCTGTCGGGCGAGGACGTGATGGTGGTGCCTGAGGCCTACACCATCCTTGCGCTGGTGGTGCATGAACTCGCGACCAATTCGGCCAAGTACGGCAGTCTTTCGTCGCGGGCGGGAACGGTCGAGGTGGCGCTGGCGCGCACCGCCTTCGGCGATCTGGCGCTGCGCTGGCGCGAGGCGGGCGGGCCGCCGGTGAGTGCGCCAACGCGCCACGGCTTCGGTTCGACCATCATCACCCGCTCGATCCCGCATGATCTGGGGGGCGAGGCCGATGTGCGTTACAAGCTCGCCGGGGTGGAGGCAGAATTCCTCGTCCCGGCGCGCTATCTCGCTCTGGCGGATGCTGGTGCGCGCCGCACCGCTGCCCCAGCGCCGCAATCCGATCCGGCACGCGCGGGCGCGCAGGACGGCACGGGGCAGGCCCCGGAGCGGGTGCTGGTGGTGGAAGACAGCATCATCATCGCGCTCGACACCGAGGAAAACCTCAAGCGTCTGGGCGTGGCCGAGGTACGGATCGAAAGTTCAGTGGCAGGGGCGCTGACGGCACTGGCCGAGGCACGGCCCGATTTCGCGATCATCGACTTCAACCTCGGCGGGGAAAGCTCCGAACCGATTGCCGCTGCCCTGCGCGCGGCCGGGGTGCGGTTCGTGCTGGCGACCGGCTATGCCGAAGGGGCAGGCGGGTTCGAACGGCTGGGGGCGGACGCGGTGCTGCGCAAGCCCTATGGCATGACCGAAATCGAGCGCCTGCTGGTGGGGGCCTGA
- a CDS encoding biliverdin-producing heme oxygenase, whose translation MAPVRTDGGTGKAAGEDLRSHLRAATMAAHDLLDHAMQSASGWQTRSDYARFLALQHAARAPLEAWLAAHAPADLVPPPQTPLIAADLARMEVTLPPPAPLFTLGRTRPGHALGTAWVLAGSALGNRAIARQVARIGKGQWPVAFLDDAAMMAFWQALRARIECPAAASEAEGATHAAEAVFAHFLAVAEDARAPESLTL comes from the coding sequence ATGGCGCCGGTCAGGACAGACGGCGGGACAGGCAAGGCCGCAGGCGAAGATCTGCGCAGCCATCTGCGCGCCGCAACAATGGCCGCGCACGACCTGCTCGACCATGCGATGCAGTCTGCCAGCGGATGGCAGACCCGCAGCGATTACGCCCGCTTTCTCGCGCTCCAGCACGCCGCCCGCGCGCCGCTGGAAGCCTGGCTTGCCGCCCATGCCCCCGCTGATCTCGTCCCGCCGCCGCAGACACCGCTGATCGCCGCTGATCTTGCGCGAATGGAGGTAACGCTCCCCCCACCCGCCCCGCTGTTCACGCTTGGCCGTACCCGCCCCGGCCATGCGCTTGGCACCGCATGGGTGCTGGCGGGCTCCGCGCTTGGCAACCGCGCCATTGCCCGGCAGGTTGCCCGCATCGGCAAGGGGCAATGGCCCGTCGCCTTTCTGGATGATGCGGCGATGATGGCCTTCTGGCAGGCCTTGCGCGCCCGGATCGAATGCCCCGCCGCCGCCAGCGAAGCCGAAGGCGCAACCCACGCGGCAGAGGCCGTCTTCGCTCATTTCCTCGCTGTCGCCGAAGACGCGCGGGCGCCTGAAAGTCTCACCCTGTGA
- a CDS encoding polyhydroxyalkanoic acid system family protein, protein MRVTLPHDLPKDEVRRRMRAHADEIAGFFPPGLANVTTGWPNEDRMDITAEVMGMSIPGGVDVRDGEVIITMNLPMLLSVMKGPLEAAVKKEGGRLLAP, encoded by the coding sequence ATGCGCGTCACCCTCCCCCACGATCTGCCCAAGGACGAAGTCCGCCGCCGGATGCGCGCCCACGCCGATGAAATCGCCGGGTTCTTCCCGCCCGGCCTCGCCAATGTGACAACCGGCTGGCCCAACGAAGACCGCATGGACATCACCGCCGAGGTCATGGGCATGAGCATCCCCGGCGGGGTCGATGTGCGCGATGGCGAGGTGATCATCACGATGAACCTGCCGATGCTGCTCAGCGTGATGAAAGGCCCGCTGGAGGCAGCGGTGAAAAAGGAAGGCGGGCGGCTGCTCGCCCCTTGA